Proteins co-encoded in one Muntiacus reevesi chromosome 13, mMunRee1.1, whole genome shotgun sequence genomic window:
- the TLR2 gene encoding toll-like receptor 2, which yields MPRALWTAWVWAVVSLSTEGASDKASSLSCDPAGVCDGHSRSLNSIPSGLTAGVKSLDLSNNEITYVGNRDLQRCVNLKTLRLGANEIHTVEEDSFFHLRSLEYLDLSYNRLSNLSSSWFRSLSVLKFLNLLGNLYKTLGETSLFSHLSNLRTLKVGNSNSFTEIHEEDFAGLTFLEELEISAQNLQIYAPKSLKSIQNISHLILHLKQPVLLLDILVDIVSSLDYLELSDTNLHTFHFSEASISEMNTSVKKLIFRNVQFTDESFVEVVKLFNYVSGILEVEFDDCTHDGIGDFKTLALDRIRYLGNVETLTIRKLHIPQFFLFYDLSSIYSLTGRVRRVTIENSKVFLVPCLLSQHLKSLEYLDLSENLMSEETLKNSACENAWPFLQTLVLRQNRLKSLEKTGELLLTLKNLTNLDISKNNFLSMPETCQWPGRMKQLNLSSTRIHRLTQCLPQTLEILDVSNNNLDSFSLILPQLKELYISRNKLKTLPDASFLPVLSIMRISRNIINTFSKEQLDSFQQLKTLEAGGNSFICSCDFLAFAQGQQALARVLADWPDDYRCDSPSHVRGQRVQDARLPLSECHRAAVVSAVCCALFLLLLLTGVLCHRLHGLWYMKMMWAWLQAKRKPRKAPRRDICYDAFVSYSEQDSYWVENLMVQELEHFNPPFKLCLHKRDFVPGKWIIDNIIDSIEKSHKTIFVLSENFVKSEWCKYELDFSHFRLFDENNDAAILILLEPIDKKAIPQRFCKLRKIMNTKTYLEWPTDETQQEGFWLNLRAAIRS from the coding sequence ATGCCACGTGCTTTGTGGACAGCGTGGGTCTGGGCTGTCGTCAGCCTGTCCACAGAAGGAGCCTCTGATAAGGCTTCTTCTCTGTCTTGTGACCCAGCTGGTGTCTGCGATGGCCATTCCAGATCTTTAAACTCCATCCCCTCTGGTCTCACGGCAGGTGTGAAAAGCCTTGACCTGTCCAACAATGAGATCACCTATGTCGGCAACAGAGACCTGCAGAGGTGTGTAAACCTGAAGACTCTGAGGCTGGGGGCCAATGAAATTCATACAGTGGAGGAAGATTCTTTTTTTCACCTGAGGAGCCTTGAATATTTGGACTTATCCTATAATCGCTTATCTAACTTATCATCCTCCTGGTTCAGGTCCCTGtctgtcttgaaattcttaaacTTACTGGGAAATTTATACAAAACACTTGGAGAAACATCTCTTTTTTCTCATCTCTCAAATCTGCGGACCCTGAAAGTAGGAAATAGTAACAGCTTCACTGAGATTCATGAAGAGGATTTCGCTGGACTGACTTTTCTTGAGGAGCTTGAGATCAGTGCTCAAAATCTGCAGATATATGCACCAAAGAGTTTAAAGTCAATCCAGAACATTAGCCATCTGATTCTTCATCTGAAGCAGCCTGTTTTACTCCTGGACATTCTTGTAGATATTGTAAGTTCCTTAGATTATTTAGAACTGAGCGATACTAATTTGCACACTTTCCATTTTTCAGAAGCATCCATCAGTGAAATGAATACATCGGTTAAAAAGCTTATATTTAGAAATGTGCAATTCACCGATGAAAGTTTTGTTGAAGTTGTCAAACTGTTTAACTATGTTTCTGGGATCTTAGAAGTAGAGTTTGATGACTGTACCCATGATGGAATTGGTGATTTTAAAACACTGGCTTTGGACAGAATTAGATACCTAGGGAACGTGGAGACGTTGACAATACGGAAGTTGCACATTCCacagtttttcttattttatgatcTGAGTAGCATATATTCACTCACAGGCAGAGTTAGAAGAGTCACAATAGAGAACAGCAAGGTGTTTCTGGTTCCCTGTTTACTTTCACAACATTTAAAATCATTAGAATATCTGGATCTCAGTGAAAACTTAATGTCTGAAGAAACCTTGAAAAACTCAGCCTGTGAGAATGCCTGGCCCTTCCTTCAAACGTTGGTTTTAAGGCAGAATCGTTTGAAATCACTAGAAAAAACTGGAGAACTTTTGCTTACTCTGAAAAATTTGACTAACCTTGATATCAGTaagaataattttctttcaatGCCTGAAACTTGTCAGTGGCCAGGAAGAATGAAACAGTTGAACTTATCCAGCACAAGGATACACCGTTTAACCCAGTGCCTTCCCCAGACCCTGGAAATTTTAGATGTTAGCAATAACAATCTCgattcattttctttgattttgccGCAACTCAAAGAACTTTATATTTCCAGAAATAAGTTGAAGACTCTACCAGATGCCTCCTTCTTACCTGTGTTATCAATTATGAGAATTAGcagaaatataataaatactttCTCTAAGGAACAACTTGATTCTTTTCAACAACTGAAGACTTTGGAGGCCGGTGGCAACAGCTTCATCTGCTCCTGTGACTTCCTGGCCTTCGCGCAGGGGCAGCAGGCACTGGCCCGTGTCCTGGCTGACTGGCCGGATGACTACCGCTGCGACTCCCCCTCCCACGTGCGGGGCCAGCGGGTGCAGGACGCCCGGCTCCCCCTTTCTGAATGCCACAGGGCGGCCGTGGTGTCTGCCGTGTGCTGCGCCCTCTTCCTGTTGCTCCTGCTCACGGGGGTTCTGTGTCACCGTCTCCACGGACTGTGGTACATGAAGATGATGTGGGCCTGGCTGCAGGCCAAGAGGAAGCCCAGGAAGGCTCCCCGCAGGGACATCTGCTACGACGCCTTTGTGTCCTACAGTGAGCAGGATTCCTACTGGGTGGAGAACCTCATGGTCCAGGAGCTGGAGCACTTCAACCCTCCCTTTAAGCTGTGTCTTCATAAGCGGGACTTCGTTCCTGGCAAGTGGATTATTGACAACATCATTGACTCCATCGAAAAGAGCCACAAAACCATCTTTGTGCTTTCGGAGAACTTTGTGAAGAGCGAGTGGTGCAAGTATGAGCTGGACTTCTCCCATTTCCGTCTCTTTGATGAGAACAATGATGCTGCCATTCTGATTCTGCTGGAGCCCATTGACAAGAAGGCCATCCCCCAGCGCTTCTGTAAGCTGCGGAAGATCATGAACACCAAGACCTACCTGGAGTGGCCCACGGATGAGACTCAGCAGGAAGGCTTTTGGTTAAATTTGAGAGCTGCAATAAGGTCCTAG